A segment of the Micromonospora sediminicola genome:
CGCCGACCGCGCCCACGGCCAGCGCGACCAGCTCGGTCGCGAGCTGCCCGCCGGTCGCGCCCCGCTGCGGCGCGTGCGCCCGGATCAGGCAGGTGAGCAGGAACAGCGCCGCCATCACGGCGTTGACCAGGTTGAACGTGACGGCGGTCCGGTTCGCGCGACCGATCCGCACGTCCCACAGGTCGACGAGCCCGGCGACCGTGGCGAGCCCGGCCGTGACCAGCGCGGCCACCGCCGTCCAGTAGCCCACCTCGCCGAGGAAGGCCGGGCCGCCGGCGACGTCCGCCAGGTCGAACACGGCGGCGCTGACGAAGAGCCCGAACGGGAACGTCACCAGCATCGGTTGGATGGGGTGCCCCTGCACCCTCAGTCGGCTCTCCATCGCGTCCTCCCCAGGTCGGCGCAGTTCACCAGTCCAGGGTGCTACCCGACGCCCTCGGGAGCGAAACGACTGTCGTTCAGTTGTCGCGGGGCCGGGAGACGGTGAGTACGAGCCGCTCGGCCACCTCACGCAGCGGAATGTCCAACGAGGAGGCGGCGCTGCGGAGCACGTCCAGCGCCTCCGGGGCGGGGCAGCCGCGCTGCGTCATGATCACGCCGACGGCCTGCCCGATCACTCCCTCGGCCAGCAGCGCGCCGTCGAGCTGACCGGCCCGGGCGGTGGCCCGTTCCCGGTCCCGCACGGCGGCCAGCAGCAGACCGGCGTGCTCGGCGAGCAGCATCGCGGTGAGCTGGTGCCGGGGGGTGAGCGTCCCGGGCGAGTCGGCGTACAGGTTGATCGCGCCGATCACCTGCTCGTCGACGTCGACCGGGGCGGAGATCACGCCGTGCACGCCGAGCGCGTCGGCCCGCGCGCACCAGGCCGGCCAGCGCTCCTCCCCGGTCAGCTCGGCCGCGATGATCATCTCGCGTCGGCGCACCGCGGTCAGGGCCGGCGTGTCCGGGCCGTGCCGCAGGTCGTCCAGCTCGCCCCGGCGCGGGTCGGAGGCGGCCACCCCGGCCGGCTCCCCGGCACGCAGCGCGGTGAAACCGCAGCTGTCGACGCCGGGCACGGCGTCGCGGGCGATCCGCACCAGGCGGTCCAGCGCCTCGTCGAAGTCGGCGACGGCGATCAGGCCGGCGGTCAGCTCACGCAGCAGCGCGGCGGTCTCCAGCACACCCAGGTTGTCGGTCATGGCGTGGCGCATCTCGAGGTTCACCGGGCCACGGCCCCCACCGCCCCCGCGTCCGTCCACGCGGTGTCCCCGTCCGGCGCCGTTGCCTGGTCCATGTCCGTCCTCTCTTTGGCCGAGCCTCGGCCTACTACCCTCGCAGACCGGGATCGAAACCGCGCAAAAGGGCCTCTTCCGGCGCGTACCGGCCGGAGGGGGCCCCGAGCGTGGGTCAGCGGGACCCGGAGATGAGGCGCCGGCCCACCGACGCGATCAGCCGGTCCAACTCCGAGCCGAACGGGTTGTCGTGCACCAGGTAGGTCCAGGTCGCGCTCGGCCGCACCAGCTTCGACGCGTCCGGCTCCCAGCCCTCGTCGAACTCCGTCTCCTCGAACGTGGCGACGGTCCGCGTCTCGATCTCGGGGACCAGGGCGTTGAACGCCGGCACCGCGCTGCGGTGGAACTCGTCCAGCGGGTCCAGGCGACCCAGCGCCCGCAGGTGCACCCCCTCCCGCACCTCGGACAGCTCGGCCAGGTGCTCGGCCCAGAGCCGGTCGAGGTGGTAGAGGGCGATCTTGCGGGCCACGTCGGCGAGCAGGTCCTCGTCCATCTCGCCGGCCTTCTCCGGCACCCGCTCCAGCAACATCAACGCGGCGATGTCACTGGTCAGCAGGCGCTCCCGGCGCTCGGCCAGGGCCTTGCGCTGCTGCTCGATCACCTGGCTGTAGCGCCAGGTGTTGCGGTGGATCTCGTGGTTGACGCCCTCGGCCACCCGCTGGGCGTGCTCGACCGCGTAGTCGACCTGCGGGTCCGTGACCAGGCCGTCGGCGTTCATCCGGGGCGACGCCGGGACGGTGTCGCCGGCGTGCCGCACGACCAGGTCGTCCTCCAGGCTGACGAAGAAGACCGACCCGCCCGGGTCGCCCTGCCGGCCGGCCCGGCCGCGCAGCTGGTCGTCGACCCGGCGGCTGTCGTGCCGGCCACTGCCGATCACGTAGAGGCCGCCCAGCTCGGCCACCAGGTCGCGGTCGGTCTGGTCGCTGCCGCCGAGCCGGATGTCCACGCCCCGCCCGGCCATCTGGGTCGAGACCGTCACCGCGCCGTGGGCGCCGGCCTCGGCGATGATGCCGGCCTCCTCGTCGTCGTTCTTGGCGTTGAGCACCACGCACGGGACCCCGGCGGCGTTCAGCGCGGCGGCCAGCCCCTCGGACTCCTTGACGTCGAGCGTGCCGACCAGCACCGGCCGCCCCGCCTGGTGGCAGCGGGTGATCTCGTCGACCAGTGCCTCCTCCTTCTCGGCGCGGGTGGCGTAGATCCGGTCCGACTCGTCCTCGCGCACGCAGGGGGTGTTCGGCGGGATCACCGCCACCTCGAGGCCGAAGAACTCGCGGAGCTGGTCGCCGACGAGCACCGCGGTCGCGGTCATCCCGCAGACCGTCGGGTAGAGCGCGATGTACGCCTGCACGGTGACCGTGCCCAGCACCTCGCCCTCGGCCGTGGCGTCCAACCCCTCCTTCGCCTCGACCGCCGCCTGCAGCCCGTCCGGCCAGCGGCGGCGCTGGGCGACCCGCCCGCGCATCTCGTCGATCAGCTCGACCGAGTCGTCCCGGACGATGTAGTCGACGTCGCGGTGCAGCAGGGCGTGCGCGTGCAGCGCCACGTTCACCGCGGAGAGCTGCCCGACGTGCTCCTCGTCGTACAGGTCAATGCCGCCGAGCTTGGCCTCGACGGTGGCCAGGCCGACCGAGGTGAAGGCGACGCTGCGGCCGTCCTCGGCGACCGTGTAGTGCTTGCCCTTGCGCAGGCCCCGCACCAGCGCGGCGGCGGCGTGCACCGGGTCCTGCTCGCCGGGGACCGCGCCGGCGAGCACCATCGGCACCCGGGCCTCGTCGATCAGGATCGAGTCGGCCTCGTCGACGATCGCGGTCTTCAGCGGCGGCTGCACCCGGTCGGCCAGGTCGGTGGCGAGCTGGTCGCGCAGGTAGTCGAAGCCGGCCTCGCTGACCGAGACGTAGGTGACGTCGCAGGCGTACGCGGCGCGCCG
Coding sequences within it:
- a CDS encoding DUF2231 domain-containing protein, translating into MESRLRVQGHPIQPMLVTFPFGLFVSAAVFDLADVAGGPAFLGEVGYWTAVAALVTAGLATVAGLVDLWDVRIGRANRTAVTFNLVNAVMAALFLLTCLIRAHAPQRGATGGQLATELVALAVGAVGVGLGARLIQQSDRGRAAEPAGWETFDGVPGATVEIARPRPF
- the secA2 gene encoding accessory Sec system translocase SecA2 encodes the protein MGVSQRLKTRFRRFLQRPGTTVDLAPLEKLLPAIEAREAELEQLSDAELTEAAGQAEKYEEICAIGREAARRGLDQRPYDVQLLGAMALLSGKVAEMATGEGKTLTATVAAYGHVRLGNGPVHVLTVNDYLARRDAEWMEPVYTLLGLTVGWVNEASTPQERRAAYACDVTYVSVSEAGFDYLRDQLATDLADRVQPPLKTAIVDEADSILIDEARVPMVLAGAVPGEQDPVHAAAALVRGLRKGKHYTVAEDGRSVAFTSVGLATVEAKLGGIDLYDEEHVGQLSAVNVALHAHALLHRDVDYIVRDDSVELIDEMRGRVAQRRRWPDGLQAAVEAKEGLDATAEGEVLGTVTVQAYIALYPTVCGMTATAVLVGDQLREFFGLEVAVIPPNTPCVREDESDRIYATRAEKEEALVDEITRCHQAGRPVLVGTLDVKESEGLAAALNAAGVPCVVLNAKNDDEEAGIIAEAGAHGAVTVSTQMAGRGVDIRLGGSDQTDRDLVAELGGLYVIGSGRHDSRRVDDQLRGRAGRQGDPGGSVFFVSLEDDLVVRHAGDTVPASPRMNADGLVTDPQVDYAVEHAQRVAEGVNHEIHRNTWRYSQVIEQQRKALAERRERLLTSDIAALMLLERVPEKAGEMDEDLLADVARKIALYHLDRLWAEHLAELSEVREGVHLRALGRLDPLDEFHRSAVPAFNALVPEIETRTVATFEETEFDEGWEPDASKLVRPSATWTYLVHDNPFGSELDRLIASVGRRLISGSR
- a CDS encoding GAF and ANTAR domain-containing protein, yielding MTDNLGVLETAALLRELTAGLIAVADFDEALDRLVRIARDAVPGVDSCGFTALRAGEPAGVAASDPRRGELDDLRHGPDTPALTAVRRREMIIAAELTGEERWPAWCARADALGVHGVISAPVDVDEQVIGAINLYADSPGTLTPRHQLTAMLLAEHAGLLLAAVRDRERATARAGQLDGALLAEGVIGQAVGVIMTQRGCPAPEALDVLRSAASSLDIPLREVAERLVLTVSRPRDN